The following coding sequences lie in one Capnocytophaga stomatis genomic window:
- a CDS encoding bile acid:sodium symporter family protein yields MDLINHLMSAVLMLITFAIGSSLRFSDFENIFKKSKAFNIGLIAQMVFLPILAFLIAYLADLSPELKVGLIIVSICPGGTTSNFISYLVNADTALAVALTTINSILILLTIPTLANVAISLFMGTSSEFSLSMADTFWEVSKITIIPAFLGLVFNRYFPDVTARIKIPLKIINTILLGLVFMIKFFADTESGGTGIVLDEILRIFPYALVMHLSSMILSYVVSKKVFHITNMQSATIGIEVGLQNTVLAIYVAGLIQSVEMAKPALVFAMFSFFTTLIFAFIVMRAKYNR; encoded by the coding sequence ATGGATTTGATAAATCATTTGATGTCAGCAGTTTTGATGCTAATTACCTTTGCCATAGGTAGTTCTTTACGTTTTAGTGACTTTGAGAATATTTTTAAAAAGTCGAAGGCGTTTAATATAGGTTTGATAGCTCAAATGGTGTTTTTACCAATTTTAGCATTTTTGATTGCTTATTTGGCTGACTTATCTCCTGAGCTGAAGGTAGGTTTAATCATCGTATCTATTTGCCCCGGTGGCACAACATCTAACTTTATTTCTTATTTGGTTAATGCGGATACAGCTTTGGCAGTGGCTTTAACAACAATAAATAGTATTTTGATTTTGCTCACAATTCCTACTTTAGCCAATGTAGCCATATCGTTATTTATGGGTACATCTTCGGAGTTTTCTCTGTCAATGGCAGATACTTTTTGGGAGGTCAGCAAAATTACTATAATTCCCGCTTTTTTGGGTTTGGTATTTAATCGTTATTTTCCGGATGTGACAGCGAGAATCAAGATTCCTCTAAAGATTATTAACACAATCTTACTTGGGTTGGTTTTTATGATTAAATTTTTTGCAGATACAGAATCAGGAGGGACAGGAATTGTTCTTGATGAAATCTTAAGAATATTTCCTTATGCTTTGGTTATGCATTTGAGCTCGATGATTTTGAGTTATGTGGTTTCCAAAAAAGTGTTTCATATTACTAATATGCAATCTGCTACAATTGGTATAGAAGTGGGGTTACAAAATACTGTCCTTGCTATTTATGTGGCGGGACTTATCCAAAGTGTTGAAATGGCGAAACCAGCTCTTGTTTTCGCGATGTTTTCCTTTTTTACTACATTAATTTTTGCTTTCATCGTGATGAGAGCAAAGTACAACAGATAA
- a CDS encoding tyrosine-protein phosphatase, which yields MKLNLSIAFFLCFLSLFSQNQVELISAEANLYKVDDKLYRSEQLREEDKQTIEKTPIKTIINLRYFTRSGNRKVFNKESDMTLINIPLLTWRIKAKDIANVLSNIKKHQQKGAVLVHCYHGADRTGIMVAMYRVIYHNWSIEQAKKEMQQGPFGYHSVWRNLDRLLTERTVDEVKKILGVN from the coding sequence ATTAAATTGAATTTATCAATTGCATTTTTTTTGTGTTTCTTGTCGCTTTTTTCTCAAAATCAAGTAGAGTTAATCAGTGCAGAAGCCAATCTTTATAAGGTGGATGATAAACTCTATCGCAGTGAGCAGTTAAGAGAAGAAGATAAACAAACGATAGAAAAAACTCCAATAAAAACAATTATAAATCTGCGATACTTTACACGTAGCGGAAATCGTAAAGTTTTTAATAAAGAAAGCGATATGACTCTGATAAACATTCCGTTACTAACTTGGAGAATCAAGGCGAAAGACATAGCAAATGTGCTGTCAAATATAAAGAAGCATCAACAAAAAGGAGCTGTATTGGTGCATTGTTATCACGGAGCTGACCGCACGGGAATTATGGTGGCAATGTATCGTGTTATTTATCATAATTGGAGTATCGAACAAGCTAAAAAAGAAATGCAGCAGGGACCTTTTGGATATCACAGTGTCTGGAGAAATTTAGACAGACTTCTAACGGAAAGAACTGTAGACGAAGTTAAAAAGATATTGGGAGTCAATTAA
- the rpsL gene encoding 30S ribosomal protein S12 has translation MPTISQLVRKGRTRITKKSKSVALDSCPQRRGVCTRVYTTTPKKPNSAMRKVARVRLTNGNEVNAYIPGEGHNLQEHSIVLVRGGRVKDLPGVRYHIVRGALDTAGVAGRTQRRSKYGAKRPKPGQAAAPAKGKK, from the coding sequence ATGCCAACAATTTCACAATTAGTACGAAAAGGAAGAACCAGAATTACCAAGAAGAGTAAATCGGTTGCTTTGGATTCGTGTCCTCAACGAAGAGGGGTGTGTACGCGTGTTTACACAACAACGCCGAAAAAACCGAATTCGGCAATGCGTAAAGTTGCCCGTGTTCGTTTAACAAATGGCAATGAAGTGAATGCTTACATTCCAGGAGAAGGGCACAACCTCCAAGAGCACTCGATAGTATTGGTACGAGGCGGAAGGGTAAAAGATTTACCAGGTGTTCGTTACCATATCGTTCGTGGTGCGTTAGACACAGCGGGGGTAGCAGGAAGAACGCAAAGACGTTCTAAATACGGAGCTAAACGTCCAAAACCAGGACAAGCAGCTGCGCCAGCAAAAGGGAAAAAGTAA
- the rpsG gene encoding 30S ribosomal protein S7, with the protein MRKRQAKKRPLLPDPKFNDQLVTRFVNNLMWDGKKSVAFKVFYDALDIVEQKKNNDEKSALEVWKDALTNVMPHVEVRSRRVGGATFQIPMQIRPDRKVSMAMKWLIGYARKRNEKSMAQKLAGEILSAAKEEGAAVKKRMDTHKMAEANKAFSHFRF; encoded by the coding sequence ATGAGAAAAAGACAGGCTAAAAAGAGACCTCTTTTACCAGATCCAAAGTTTAATGATCAATTGGTAACACGTTTTGTCAATAATTTGATGTGGGATGGTAAAAAGTCAGTGGCTTTTAAAGTTTTCTATGATGCACTTGATATCGTAGAACAAAAGAAAAACAATGACGAAAAGTCTGCGTTGGAAGTATGGAAAGATGCTCTAACGAATGTAATGCCTCACGTAGAGGTGCGTTCACGCCGTGTAGGTGGAGCTACATTCCAAATTCCGATGCAAATCAGACCAGATAGAAAAGTTTCAATGGCTATGAAATGGTTAATTGGTTATGCTCGTAAACGTAACGAGAAATCAATGGCTCAAAAATTGGCGGGAGAGATTTTGTCGGCGGCTAAAGAAGAAGGAGCTGCTGTTAAGAAAAGAATGGATACGCACAAAATGGCAGAAGCAAATAAGGCATTTTCACATTTTAGATTTTAG
- the fusA gene encoding elongation factor G: MARDLKYTRNIGIAAHIDAGKTTTTERILFYTGKTHKLGEVHDGASTMDWMEQEAERGITIQSAATTCVWNFPTEQGKPTADAKEYHFNIIDTPGHVDFTVEVNRSLRVLDGLVFLFSAVDGVEPQSETNWRLADNYKVPRIGFVNKMDRQGANFLNVCNQVKDMLKSNAVPIVLPIGDEADFKGVVDLIKNRAIVWHEETQGATFDVVEIPAEMKDEVHEYRAHLIEEVAGYDEGLLEKFMEDENSITEKEIHKALRAAVMDMAIIPMVCGSSFKNKGVQFMLDAVCRYLPSPLDKEAIEGTDPDTGADIARKPSVSEPFAALAFKIATDPYVGRLAFFRAYSGHLDAGSYVLNTRSGNKERISRIYQMHANKQNPIEYIEAGDIGAAVGFKDIKTGDTLCDEKHPIVLESMIFPDPVIGIAIEPKTKADVDKMGMALAKLAEEDPTFQVKTDQASGQTIISGMGELHLDIIVDRLKREFKVEVNQGEPQVEYKEALTAVAEHREVYKKQSGGRGKFADIVFRMEPAEEGKVGLEFVNEIKGGNIPKEYIPSVEKGFKEAMKNGPLAGFEMDSMKITLVDGSYHAVDSDSLSFELAAKLGYKEAARAAKAVLMEPIMKLEVITPEENMGDIVGDLNRRRGQVNDMGDRNGAKVIKANVPLSEMFGYVTTLRTLSSGRATSTMEFSHYAETPSNIAEEVIKKAKGN, from the coding sequence ATGGCAAGAGACTTAAAATATACAAGAAATATAGGTATTGCTGCACATATTGATGCAGGAAAAACAACCACTACTGAGCGTATTCTTTTCTATACAGGAAAAACGCACAAGTTGGGAGAGGTTCACGATGGAGCTTCAACAATGGACTGGATGGAGCAAGAAGCAGAACGTGGTATTACTATTCAGTCAGCTGCGACTACTTGTGTTTGGAATTTTCCAACAGAACAAGGAAAACCTACAGCTGATGCCAAAGAGTATCACTTCAATATCATTGATACTCCCGGTCACGTGGATTTTACCGTTGAGGTAAATCGTTCATTGCGTGTATTGGACGGATTAGTGTTCTTGTTTTCGGCAGTAGATGGTGTAGAGCCTCAGTCAGAAACTAACTGGCGTTTGGCTGATAATTACAAAGTACCACGTATCGGGTTTGTAAATAAAATGGATAGACAAGGTGCAAACTTCTTGAATGTTTGTAACCAAGTTAAAGATATGTTGAAATCAAACGCAGTGCCTATCGTACTTCCTATCGGAGACGAAGCGGACTTTAAAGGTGTTGTGGATTTGATTAAAAACCGTGCTATCGTATGGCACGAAGAAACGCAAGGAGCTACTTTTGACGTTGTAGAAATTCCTGCAGAAATGAAAGACGAAGTTCACGAGTATCGTGCTCATCTTATTGAAGAAGTGGCAGGATATGATGAAGGGCTTTTGGAGAAATTTATGGAGGATGAGAACTCTATTACAGAGAAAGAAATCCATAAAGCTTTAAGAGCTGCTGTTATGGATATGGCAATTATTCCGATGGTTTGCGGATCTTCTTTCAAAAACAAAGGAGTTCAGTTTATGTTGGATGCGGTTTGTCGTTACTTACCTTCGCCTTTAGACAAAGAAGCTATTGAGGGTACAGATCCTGATACTGGAGCGGATATTGCTAGAAAACCTTCTGTTTCTGAGCCTTTTGCAGCTTTAGCGTTTAAAATTGCAACAGACCCTTATGTAGGTCGTTTGGCTTTCTTCCGTGCTTATTCTGGTCATTTGGATGCAGGTTCTTACGTGCTTAATACGCGTTCAGGAAACAAGGAACGTATTTCTCGTATCTATCAGATGCACGCTAACAAACAAAATCCAATTGAATATATTGAGGCAGGAGATATCGGAGCAGCGGTAGGTTTTAAAGATATCAAAACGGGAGATACTCTTTGCGATGAAAAACATCCAATCGTACTTGAATCAATGATATTCCCTGATCCGGTAATTGGTATTGCTATTGAGCCAAAAACGAAAGCTGACGTGGATAAAATGGGTATGGCTTTGGCTAAACTGGCTGAGGAAGATCCAACTTTCCAAGTAAAAACAGATCAAGCTTCAGGGCAAACAATTATCTCTGGTATGGGAGAGCTTCACTTGGATATCATCGTTGATCGTTTGAAACGAGAGTTTAAAGTTGAAGTAAACCAAGGAGAGCCTCAAGTAGAGTACAAAGAGGCATTGACTGCGGTAGCTGAACACAGAGAAGTTTACAAAAAACAATCTGGTGGACGTGGTAAGTTTGCTGATATCGTGTTCCGTATGGAGCCTGCTGAGGAAGGAAAAGTAGGACTTGAATTCGTTAATGAAATCAAAGGGGGTAATATTCCAAAAGAGTATATCCCTTCTGTAGAAAAAGGATTCAAAGAAGCTATGAAAAATGGTCCTTTGGCAGGATTTGAAATGGATTCAATGAAGATTACCTTAGTTGATGGTTCTTACCACGCAGTTGACTCGGATTCTTTATCATTTGAGTTAGCAGCTAAATTAGGATACAAGGAGGCAGCTCGTGCAGCGAAAGCTGTATTGATGGAACCTATAATGAAGTTGGAGGTTATAACTCCGGAAGAAAATATGGGTGATATTGTTGGAGACTTGAACCGTCGTCGTGGTCAAGTAAACGATATGGGAGATAGAAATGGAGCTAAAGTTATTAAAGCTAATGTTCCTCTATCGGAAATGTTCGGATATGTAACAACGCTCAGAACACTTTCATCAGGGCGTGCTACTTCAACAATGGAATTCTCTCACTATGCTGAAACACCTTCAAATATAGCTGAGGAAGTAATTAAAAAAGCAAAAGGCAACTAA
- the rpsJ gene encoding 30S ribosomal protein S10: MSSQKIRIKLKSYDHNLVDKSAEKIVKTVKATGAVVTGPIPLPTHKKIFTVLRSPHVNKKAREQFQLSSHKRLLDIYSSSSKTIDALMKLELPSGVEVEIKV, from the coding sequence ATGAGCAGTCAAAAAATCAGAATAAAGTTAAAATCTTACGATCATAACTTGGTTGATAAGTCAGCTGAAAAGATTGTAAAAACGGTGAAAGCAACAGGAGCAGTAGTAACAGGACCTATTCCGTTACCAACTCACAAAAAAATATTTACTGTATTGCGTTCTCCTCACGTAAATAAGAAGGCTCGTGAGCAGTTTCAATTAAGCTCTCACAAACGTCTTTTAGACATCTATAGTTCTTCATCAAAAACTATTGATGCTTTGATGAAACTGGAGTTGCCAAGTGGAGTAGAAGTTGAAATCAAAGTGTGA
- the rplC gene encoding 50S ribosomal protein L3, which produces MSGLIGKKVGMTSLFDENGKNIPCTIIEAGPCVVTQVRTVEVDGYEALQLGFDDKAEHRANKAELGHFKKAGASVKKKVIEFQGFEANYKLGDTITVDLFTEGEFVDITGISKGKGFQGVVKRHGFGGVGQTTHGQHNRLRAPGSIGASSYPSRVFKGMRMAGRMGAEKVTVQNLKVLKVVAEKNLLVVKGCVPGHKNAYVTIHK; this is translated from the coding sequence ATGTCTGGGTTAATTGGAAAAAAAGTAGGCATGACAAGTCTTTTTGATGAGAATGGGAAAAACATTCCTTGTACTATCATCGAGGCAGGTCCTTGCGTAGTTACCCAAGTCAGAACCGTAGAGGTTGATGGGTATGAGGCTCTTCAACTTGGTTTCGATGACAAAGCAGAACACCGTGCTAACAAAGCTGAGTTAGGACATTTCAAAAAAGCAGGAGCTTCTGTTAAGAAAAAAGTTATCGAATTTCAAGGATTTGAAGCAAATTACAAATTAGGTGATACAATCACTGTTGATTTGTTTACAGAAGGAGAATTTGTTGACATAACAGGTATCTCTAAAGGTAAAGGATTTCAGGGGGTTGTTAAAAGACACGGCTTTGGTGGTGTAGGTCAAACTACTCACGGTCAGCACAACCGTTTGAGAGCACCGGGTTCTATTGGAGCATCGTCATATCCTTCAAGAGTATTCAAAGGAATGCGTATGGCTGGTAGAATGGGAGCAGAAAAAGTAACAGTACAAAACTTGAAAGTATTGAAAGTGGTAGCCGAGAAAAATCTTTTAGTGGTTAAAGGATGTGTTCCGGGACACAAAAATGCTTACGTAACTATTCATAAATAA
- the rplD gene encoding 50S ribosomal protein L4, giving the protein MEVAVLNSQGKETGRKVTLSDSVFGLEPNNHVIYLDVKRYLANQRQGTHKAKERNEVAGSTRKIKKQKGTGTARAGSVKSPVFVGGGRIFGPRPKDYTQKLTKNVKRLARRSALSAKAKSQSILVVEDLNFETPKTKEFTNILKSLGLENKKSLFVLPDTNNNVYLSSRNLKSLNVVTASELNTYEVVNASSVVLLESSVNVLESILTK; this is encoded by the coding sequence ATGGAAGTAGCAGTATTAAATAGTCAAGGAAAAGAAACAGGCAGAAAAGTTACTCTTTCTGATTCTGTTTTCGGTTTAGAGCCTAATAATCACGTGATTTACTTAGATGTTAAGCGTTATTTAGCAAATCAACGTCAAGGAACACACAAGGCTAAGGAGAGAAATGAAGTAGCGGGAAGTACTCGTAAGATTAAAAAACAAAAAGGAACTGGTACAGCTCGTGCAGGTAGTGTTAAATCACCTGTGTTTGTTGGTGGAGGACGTATTTTCGGTCCTCGTCCAAAAGATTATACACAAAAATTGACTAAAAATGTGAAAAGATTGGCGCGTCGTTCTGCATTGAGTGCAAAAGCAAAAAGCCAGTCGATTTTGGTTGTTGAAGATTTGAATTTTGAAACTCCAAAAACAAAAGAATTTACTAATATTTTGAAATCTTTGGGGTTAGAGAATAAAAAATCACTTTTTGTGTTGCCAGATACAAATAATAACGTATATTTGTCGTCACGAAATTTGAAGAGCTTAAATGTTGTAACTGCTTCTGAGTTAAACACTTATGAAGTAGTGAATGC